Proteins co-encoded in one Brassica rapa cultivar Chiifu-401-42 chromosome A02, CAAS_Brap_v3.01, whole genome shotgun sequence genomic window:
- the LOC117131662 gene encoding uncharacterized protein LOC117131662 isoform X2, which translates to MAMDQLPKTLFKEGTETQVEKVNNTCRTSILKKVEKYVEAEYKEVLGDPLFSQVMDIYVHKLQYSGRVIHSFVCKQFLTAKRHELWFHFARRALRFSMQEFHAITGLKYKDDEPDLDIDKWRGDKGFWSKLLRKKGKISLQQIRKVHLKSCNTWSHVDRLRMVYLCVIAGLVMAKDEKVCIPHKYIKLVMDFDKMRKYSWGLHSFDALIWLMEAIPDIGSLLGTKLKEGVTSMRCRNWKGSAKVSYEDIISIESDFASTGVVFPYISSTGNGNIIVDAGFERDDEMNDERVDLIIDMYRKKYDWSKHVWRYQETEQPYAESSEDDGSKEEEAGERSDCEMEEEIETAHVSPAKKNQYRDIGAESRKKRLLCQRSTDKYRDLEESMKSYIQGMFKSSFIALGLEVRDLIEDRFTKLEQTILSSQTPVGVPAYTQPHGPAPTYIQTHGHAPAYTHTPAAATTSTHTHAAATTSTQAPTPTPASTHASGPATTSRTRASRDKASVPSHTGGPATAAKTRSQTKVNKK; encoded by the exons ATGGCGATGGATCAGTTGCCAAAAACCCTATTCAAAGAGGGAACGGAAACACAAGTTGAGAAGGTGAACAACACTTGTCGAACTTCTATACTTAAGAAGGTGGAGAAGTATGTTGAAGCAGAGTACAAGGAAGTGTTGGGTGATCCGCTATTTTCTCAGGTTATGGATATTTATGTGCACAAGCTTCAGTATTCAGGGAGAGTGATCCACAGCTTCGTTTGTAAGCAGTTTCTGACCGCAAAGCGCCATGAGTTGTGGTTCCATTTTGCTAGGAGGGCTCTCAGATTTTCAATGCAAGAATTCCATGCGATCACTGGTCTGAAATATAAAGACGACGAGCCTGACTTGGATATTGATAAATGGAGAGGTGATAAAGGGTTTTGGAGTAAGTTGCTGcggaaaaaaggaaaaattagCCTACAGCAAATCAGGAAGGTGCATCTGAAGTCTTGTAATACATGGTCTCATGTTGATAGGCTGAGGATGGTGTATTTGTGTGTGATTGCTGGTCTGGTTATGGCGAAGGATGAGAAGGTGTGCATCCCACACAAGTACATCAAGCTCGTGATGGATTTCGATAAGATGAGAAAATATTCGTGGGGTCTTCACTCTTTTGATGCGCTT ATTTGGTTGATGGAGGCTATTCCAGACATCGGGTCTCTTTTGGGTACGAAGCTCAAAGAAGGCGTCACTAGCATGAGATGCAGAAATTGGAAAGGATCTGCTAAGGTTTCCTATGAAGATATTATTAGTATTGAGTCCGATTTTGCATCCACT ggAGTTGTGTTTCCATACATCTCTTCAACTGGAAATGGCAACATCATTGTTGATGCTGGGTTTGAGCGAGACGATGAGATGAATGACGAAAGGGTCGATCTGATCATTGACATGTACAGAAAGAAGTATGACTGGAGTAAGCATGTTTGGCGTTATCAGGAAACTGAACAACCATATGCGGAAAGTTCTGAGGATGATGGTTCAAAGGAAGAAGAGGCTGGAGAAAGAAGTGACTGTGAAATGGAAGAAGAAATAGAAACCGCCCATGTGTCTCCTGCAAAGAAGAACCAGTATCGGGATATTGGAGCCGAGTCAAGGAAGAAGAGGTTACTTTGCCAAAGATCAACCGACAAATACAGAGATCTTGAAGAGAGTATGAAGTCCTATATCCAGGGTATGTTCAAGTCTTCTTTTATTGCCTTAGGGCTTGAGGTCCGCGACTTAATTGAAGACCGGTTTACCAAATTAGAGCAGACGATCCTTTCATCTCAGACTCCAGTTGGTGTTCCGGCTTATACTCAGCCTCATGGTCCTGCTCCGACTTATATTCAGACTCATGGTCATGCTCCGGCTTATACTCATACTCCTGCTGCTGCTACGACATCTACTCATACTCATGCTGCTGCTACGACATCTACTCAAGCTCCTACTCCTACTCCGGCGTCTACTCACGCTAGTGGTCCTGCTACTACTTCCCGCACTCGAGCTTCTCGCGACAAAGCTTCGGTTCCTTCTCACACTGGTGGTCCTGCAACTGCTGCTAAGACAAGATCTCAGACAAAGGTAAACAAGAAGTAG
- the LOC103853804 gene encoding transcription factor KUA1, with the protein MTRRCSHCNHNGHNSRTCPNRGVKLFGVRLTEGSIRKSASMGNLSHYTGSGSGGHGSGSPGDVPDHVAGGDGYASEDFVAGSSSSSRERKKGTPWTEEEHRMFLLGLQKLGKGDWRGISRNYVNTRTPTQVASHAQKYFIRQSNVSRRKRRSSLFDMIPDEGEDVPMDQQEPEAENTPVETLMRSSDSVHQTVASSSRKAPSILEIDECESMDSTNSTTGEPTSIAAAASSSSSILEETTQPQLQSFPILYPAYFSPYYPFPYPIWPAGYVPEPTKKEETHEILRPTAVHSKAPINVDELLGMSKLSLGESKKKNGESDQSLSLKLGTRQSAFQPNPSSDSSDITNVVHAV; encoded by the exons ATGACTCGTCGATGCTCTCACTGCAATCACAACGGCCACAACTCTCGGACATGTCCCAATCGCGGGGTGAAGCTTTTCGGTGTAAGGCTCACCGAAGGTTCGATCCGGAAAAGTGCTAGTATGGGCAATCTTAGCCACTACACGGGCTCCGGATCGGGCGGGCATGGGTCGGGTTCTCCTGGTGATGTCCCTGACCATGTCGCTGGTGGCGATGGTTACGCTTCTGAGGATTTCGTTGCTGGCTCTTCTTCCTCTAGCCGCGAGAGAAAGAAAG GAACTCCATGGACAGAGGAAGAACACAGGATGTTCTTGTTAGGTTTACAGAAGCTTGGTAAAGGTGATTGGCGTGGCATTTCAAGAAACTATGTGAATACGAGGACACCAACGCAAGTTGCTAGCCATGCTCAGAAGTATTTCATTAGACAATCTAATGTGTCTCGTCGCAAAAGACGTTCTAGTCTCTTTGATATGATTCCTGATGAG GGAGAAGATGTACCGATGGATCAGCAAGAACCGGAAGCAGAGAACACTCCCGTGGAAACGTTAATGCGAAGTTCTGATTCTGTTCATCAGACAGTTGCTTCTAGCTCCCGTAAAGCACCATCAATCTTGGAGATCGATGAATGTGAATCTATGGACTCAACAAACTCTACCACCGGTGAACCAACCTCCATCGCTgctgctgcttcttcttcttcgtccatACTAGAAGAAACCACACAACCGCAACTACAATCATTCCCGATACTATATCCAGCCTACTTCTCACCGTATTACCCGTTTCCATACCCAATATGGCCTGCTGGTTATGTTCCTGAACCAACCAAGAAAGAGGAGACTCACGAGATTCTCAGACCAACTGCAGTGCATTCAAAAGCTCCTATCAATGTCGACGAGCTTCTTGGTATGTCTAAGCTTAGCCTTGGAGAGTCCAAGAAGAAGAATGGAGAATCGGATCAGTCTCTTTCACTGAAGCTAGGTACGAGACAGTCGGCGTTTCAGCCGAATCCTAGTTCTGATAGTTCAGACATCACCAACGTGGTACATGCGGTGTAA
- the LOC117131662 gene encoding uncharacterized protein LOC117131662 isoform X1, producing MAMDQLPKTLFKEGTETQVEKVNNTCRTSILKKVEKYVEAEYKEVLGDPLFSQVMDIYVHKLQYSGRVIHSFVCKQFLTAKRHELWFHFARRALRFSMQEFHAITGLKYKDDEPDLDIDKWRGDKGFWSKLLRKKGKISLQQIRKVHLKSCNTWSHVDRLRMVYLCVIAGLVMAKDEKVCIPHKYIKLVMDFDKMRKYSWGLHSFDALVTSITEARDKVKTQNSYVIDGFSYALQIWLMEAIPDIGSLLGTKLKEGVTSMRCRNWKGSAKVSYEDIISIESDFASTGVVFPYISSTGNGNIIVDAGFERDDEMNDERVDLIIDMYRKKYDWSKHVWRYQETEQPYAESSEDDGSKEEEAGERSDCEMEEEIETAHVSPAKKNQYRDIGAESRKKRLLCQRSTDKYRDLEESMKSYIQGMFKSSFIALGLEVRDLIEDRFTKLEQTILSSQTPVGVPAYTQPHGPAPTYIQTHGHAPAYTHTPAAATTSTHTHAAATTSTQAPTPTPASTHASGPATTSRTRASRDKASVPSHTGGPATAAKTRSQTKVNKK from the exons ATGGCGATGGATCAGTTGCCAAAAACCCTATTCAAAGAGGGAACGGAAACACAAGTTGAGAAGGTGAACAACACTTGTCGAACTTCTATACTTAAGAAGGTGGAGAAGTATGTTGAAGCAGAGTACAAGGAAGTGTTGGGTGATCCGCTATTTTCTCAGGTTATGGATATTTATGTGCACAAGCTTCAGTATTCAGGGAGAGTGATCCACAGCTTCGTTTGTAAGCAGTTTCTGACCGCAAAGCGCCATGAGTTGTGGTTCCATTTTGCTAGGAGGGCTCTCAGATTTTCAATGCAAGAATTCCATGCGATCACTGGTCTGAAATATAAAGACGACGAGCCTGACTTGGATATTGATAAATGGAGAGGTGATAAAGGGTTTTGGAGTAAGTTGCTGcggaaaaaaggaaaaattagCCTACAGCAAATCAGGAAGGTGCATCTGAAGTCTTGTAATACATGGTCTCATGTTGATAGGCTGAGGATGGTGTATTTGTGTGTGATTGCTGGTCTGGTTATGGCGAAGGATGAGAAGGTGTGCATCCCACACAAGTACATCAAGCTCGTGATGGATTTCGATAAGATGAGAAAATATTCGTGGGGTCTTCACTCTTTTGATGCGCTTGTGACTTCCATTACTGAAGCTAGGGATAAAGTGAAGACGCAGAACAGCTATGTCATAGATGGATTCTCTTATGCACTTCAGATTTGGTTGATGGAGGCTATTCCAGACATCGGGTCTCTTTTGGGTACGAAGCTCAAAGAAGGCGTCACTAGCATGAGATGCAGAAATTGGAAAGGATCTGCTAAGGTTTCCTATGAAGATATTATTAGTATTGAGTCCGATTTTGCATCCACT ggAGTTGTGTTTCCATACATCTCTTCAACTGGAAATGGCAACATCATTGTTGATGCTGGGTTTGAGCGAGACGATGAGATGAATGACGAAAGGGTCGATCTGATCATTGACATGTACAGAAAGAAGTATGACTGGAGTAAGCATGTTTGGCGTTATCAGGAAACTGAACAACCATATGCGGAAAGTTCTGAGGATGATGGTTCAAAGGAAGAAGAGGCTGGAGAAAGAAGTGACTGTGAAATGGAAGAAGAAATAGAAACCGCCCATGTGTCTCCTGCAAAGAAGAACCAGTATCGGGATATTGGAGCCGAGTCAAGGAAGAAGAGGTTACTTTGCCAAAGATCAACCGACAAATACAGAGATCTTGAAGAGAGTATGAAGTCCTATATCCAGGGTATGTTCAAGTCTTCTTTTATTGCCTTAGGGCTTGAGGTCCGCGACTTAATTGAAGACCGGTTTACCAAATTAGAGCAGACGATCCTTTCATCTCAGACTCCAGTTGGTGTTCCGGCTTATACTCAGCCTCATGGTCCTGCTCCGACTTATATTCAGACTCATGGTCATGCTCCGGCTTATACTCATACTCCTGCTGCTGCTACGACATCTACTCATACTCATGCTGCTGCTACGACATCTACTCAAGCTCCTACTCCTACTCCGGCGTCTACTCACGCTAGTGGTCCTGCTACTACTTCCCGCACTCGAGCTTCTCGCGACAAAGCTTCGGTTCCTTCTCACACTGGTGGTCCTGCAACTGCTGCTAAGACAAGATCTCAGACAAAGGTAAACAAGAAGTAG
- the LOC117131667 gene encoding uncharacterized protein LOC117131667 — protein sequence MSNPGEETVREYREIKGTRKKKHRDHRSFSIPDEQLGPITDAQEGCEKKDLKEKIGLKPGISEAGVNVEVNSKADGSRRKKSEKKSREKNRNDHDGELGQSQQREAKLYDSTKKLAREQAKTSKRSSANKVSVVHEVEVDYCAQHSYSLPCKADGCSAKSNIALADADPNRNSDKISQCVPLSAKASNTSSRGKISEDRASSLLSVKHCVD from the coding sequence ATGTCAAATCCTGGTGAAGAAACTGTAAGGGAGTATCGAGAAATCAAAGGTACACGGAAAAAGAAACATAGAGACCATAGGAGTTTCAGCATACCTGATGAGCAGCTTGGTCCAATTACTGATGCACAAGAGGGATGTGAGAAGAAGGACCTGAAAGAGAAGATTGGCCTAAAACCTGGAATTTCAGAGGCTGGCGTGAACGTGGAGGTAAACTCTAAGGCTGATGGTAGTAGACGTAAGAAGAGTGAGAAGAAGTCACGTGAAAAAAACCGAAATGATCATGATGGGGAACTCGGTCAAAGCCAGCAGAGGGAAGCTAAGCTCTATGACTCAACTAAGAAGCTAGCTCGAGAACAGGCTAAGACCTCCAAGAGGAGTTCGGCTAACAAAGTCAGCGTAGTTCATGAGGTTGAAGTAGATTACTGTGCTCAACATTCTTACTCCTTGCCATGTAAAGCTGATGGCTGCTCGGCAAAGAGTAACATTGCCTTGGCTGATGCGGACCCGAACCGGAATTCAGATAAAATATCTCAGTGTGTGCCACTCTCAGCAAAAGCAAGTAATACATCGTCAAGAGGTAAGATCTCAGAAGACAGAGCATCATCTTTGTTATCTGTGAAACATTGTGTGGATTAG
- the LOC103853806 gene encoding uncharacterized protein LOC103853806, with the protein MAAPFFSTPFQPYVYQSQQDTVTPFQILGGEAQVVQIMLKSEERVIAKPGSMCYMSGSVEMENTYTPEQQVGVLQWIFGKSVTSVVLRNTGPNDGFVGVAAPYFARILPIDLAMFGGEILCQPDAFLCSVSDVKVVNSVDQRARNIVAAGAEGFLRQRISGQGLAFILAGGSVVQKVLEVGEVLTIDVSCIAALTPSIDVQIKYNTPLRRAVFGGDNVVMATLTGPGIVFIQSLPFHRLSQRIARSVTSPNMRENPRLMIQIALFAFLAYVVILSSLLLTEEV; encoded by the exons ATGGCCGCACCGTTCTTCTCAACTCCATTCCAGCCATATGTCTACCAG AGTCAACAAGATACAGTCACACCTTTCCAGATTTTGGGTGGTGAAGCTCAAGTTGTTCAG ATAATGTTAAAGTCAGAGGAGAGAGTCATTGCTAAGCCAG GTTCCATGTGTTACATGTCTGGGTCTGTTGAGATGGAGAATACATATACTCCTGAACAACAAGTTGGAGTCTTACAGTGGATTTTTGGTAAGAGTGTAACCAGCGTTGTTCTTCGGAATACTGGGCCAAACGATGGGTTTGTGGGTGTTGCTGCACCTTATTTCGCTAGGATTCTACCG ATCGATTTAGCTATGTTTGGAGGTGAAATCTTATGCCAG ccAGATGCATTCCTTTGTTCGGTCAGTGATGTGAAGGTTGTCAACTCCGTTGACCAGAGGGCAAGAAACATTGTTGCCGCTGGTGCAGAG GGATTTCTGAGACAACGCATATCTGGACAAGGTCTTGCTTTTATCCTCGCAGGTGGCTCAG TTGTACAAAAAGTTCTGGAGGTAGGAGAAGTTCTCACCATTGACGTGTCTTGCATCGCTGCTCTCACTCCCTCTATCGATGTCCAAATCAAATACAACACTCCTCTCAGACGAGCAGTATTCGGG GGTGATAACGTAGTAATGGCGACACTAACGGGACCTGGCATCGTCTTCATCCAAAGTTTACCGTTTCATCGGCTCTCTCAGCGTATTGCAAG GTCGGTGACGTCACCAAACATGAGAGAAAATCCAAGATTGATGATACAGATAGCATTATTTGCGTTCCTTGCATACGTTGTGATTCTATCTTCGCTACTCTTAACCGAAGAAGTTTGA